Proteins from a genomic interval of Providencia stuartii:
- a CDS encoding TonB family protein, producing MRWIRWPLIIIISLSIHAGLAMAWIFNQPKTATVVEPMTIAMVAFESDEPAVEPAAAQPEPTPQPEPEPEPEPEPIVEPEPVVEPAIALEKKPEVKKKPKPKKEEKREVKKEAKPVEKQLANNDLKPLSNLNAAAPKSTANVTANNKGATSSQSTSQRGPKAIRKQAPSYPERARRLGKDGYVKVRYDIDADGRVTNIEFVEATPKGLFERDVKRAMNRWTFEKLPAKGYVTEIYFKIDGTVSQV from the coding sequence ATGCGTTGGATCCGTTGGCCTCTTATTATTATCATTTCGTTGTCTATTCATGCAGGGCTTGCTATGGCATGGATTTTCAATCAGCCGAAGACAGCAACCGTGGTGGAGCCTATGACGATAGCCATGGTTGCATTTGAGTCGGATGAACCCGCGGTCGAGCCTGCCGCCGCTCAACCGGAACCAACGCCACAACCTGAACCAGAACCTGAGCCAGAACCAGAACCTATTGTTGAACCTGAACCCGTTGTTGAACCGGCTATCGCATTAGAAAAGAAACCTGAAGTTAAGAAAAAGCCAAAGCCTAAAAAAGAAGAAAAACGTGAAGTTAAGAAAGAGGCGAAGCCAGTTGAAAAACAGCTAGCAAACAATGATTTAAAACCGCTATCTAACTTGAATGCCGCGGCGCCTAAATCAACGGCGAATGTCACTGCAAACAACAAAGGGGCAACGAGCTCTCAATCTACCAGTCAACGTGGACCTAAAGCTATCCGTAAACAGGCTCCTTCTTACCCAGAACGTGCTCGCCGTTTAGGTAAAGATGGTTACGTTAAGGTTCGCTATGACATTGATGCTGATGGGCGTGTTACCAATATTGAGTTTGTAGAAGCAACGCCAAAAGGTTTATTTGAACGTGACGTAAAACGCGCGATGAATCGTTGGACATTCGAAAAATTGCCTGCAAAAGGTTATGTGACGGAAATATATTTCAAAATTGATGGCACAGTAAGCCAAGTGTAA
- a CDS encoding YciC family protein: protein MSISANSLINDSVNFFKNQLGGLFTIVLLATVVSVVIYAIMVPNAHMLAVLYNAQAQLIDSGNSGLQNWVQDLSEEDKSSILRVSFGLILSVTFGSLILICGVLSYIAGLSRGEDITATQALSASLPKAPSMFLLLVVCSLLVQLGITIMLIPGIVLAIGFSLAPAVLMSENVNPFSAMGKSWKMAYANWRVVLPMVLIWMASQMLVSILINKLQLNHIVANGLSFFINNIIAAFALLYFYRLYMLITQK, encoded by the coding sequence ATGTCCATTTCGGCCAACTCACTCATCAATGATAGTGTGAATTTTTTCAAGAATCAGTTGGGTGGCCTATTCACAATTGTGCTGTTAGCAACGGTTGTCAGTGTTGTGATTTACGCAATAATGGTACCAAATGCCCATATGCTTGCCGTTTTGTATAATGCACAGGCACAATTAATTGATTCAGGAAATTCAGGCTTACAAAATTGGGTACAAGACCTTTCGGAAGAAGATAAAAGCAGTATCTTACGCGTTTCTTTTGGTCTTATCCTATCGGTTACCTTTGGTAGCCTAATCTTGATTTGCGGTGTTTTATCCTATATTGCGGGGTTATCCCGTGGCGAAGACATCACCGCAACTCAAGCGTTATCAGCATCTTTACCTAAAGCGCCTTCTATGTTTTTGCTGTTAGTTGTCTGCTCTTTGCTGGTGCAACTCGGCATCACTATTATGCTGATCCCAGGGATAGTGCTGGCTATTGGCTTCTCATTAGCCCCCGCGGTACTCATGAGTGAAAATGTTAATCCCTTTAGCGCAATGGGGAAAAGTTGGAAAATGGCCTATGCCAACTGGCGAGTGGTATTACCGATGGTTCTGATTTGGATGGCATCGCAAATGCTCGTCAGCATATTAATTAACAAACTCCAACTCAATCACATCGTTGCTAATGGGTTGTCCTTTTTCATCAACAACATCATTGCTGCTTTCGCGTTGTTGTATTTTTATCGGTTATATATGCTGATCACTCAAAAGTAA
- the cls gene encoding cardiolipin synthase — protein sequence MATVYTLLSWLLFFLYWLIIAAITVRILVKRRPVTSAMTWLLIIYILPLVGIIAYIAFGELHLGKRRVDKAQQMWPSVATWLENLRHSKHIFATENSPVAEPLFQLCEKRQGIAGVKGNRIQLLTTCEESLKSIVNDINNAQHSIEMVFYIWQPGGLVDGVTEALLNAAKRGVRCRIMVDSAGSWHFFRSDYPAKMRAAGIEFVESLKVNLMRFFLRRMDLRQHRKIVVIDNYISYTGSMNMVDPRYFKQDAGVGEWVDILVRMEGPVSTTLGIVYAFDWEMETGQRILPPPPDTNIMPFEQANGHTTQMIASGPGFPDELIQQSLMTAIFSARKQLIMTTPYFVPSDDLLHAICTAAMRGVDVSIVMPRQNDSFLVRWASRSFYSELLEAGVKIYQFEDGLLHTKSVLVDGELSLVGSVNLDMRSLWLNFEITVVIDDKNFGSDLTMVQYDYIARSTRLEIEEWEQRPFWNRVVERLCYFFSPLL from the coding sequence ATGGCAACCGTGTATACGCTATTGAGCTGGTTATTGTTTTTCTTATATTGGTTAATAATTGCAGCAATTACCGTTCGAATTCTTGTGAAACGACGCCCTGTCACCTCAGCGATGACATGGTTATTAATTATCTATATTCTGCCATTAGTCGGTATTATCGCCTATATTGCATTCGGCGAGCTCCATTTGGGGAAACGGCGTGTTGATAAAGCACAGCAAATGTGGCCATCTGTCGCGACTTGGCTTGAAAACTTGCGTCATTCAAAACATATTTTTGCCACTGAAAATAGCCCTGTCGCCGAGCCACTTTTTCAGTTGTGTGAAAAACGCCAAGGTATTGCTGGCGTTAAAGGGAATCGCATTCAGCTCCTGACTACTTGTGAAGAATCCCTTAAATCTATCGTCAACGATATCAACAATGCACAGCATTCTATTGAAATGGTATTTTATATCTGGCAACCCGGTGGATTAGTCGATGGCGTTACCGAAGCCTTACTCAACGCGGCTAAACGTGGTGTAAGATGCCGCATTATGGTGGACTCTGCGGGTAGTTGGCATTTTTTCCGTAGCGATTACCCCGCCAAAATGCGGGCTGCTGGAATTGAATTTGTTGAATCATTAAAAGTAAATCTAATGCGTTTTTTCTTGCGCCGCATGGATTTACGTCAACACCGTAAAATTGTGGTGATCGATAACTATATCTCTTATACCGGAAGTATGAATATGGTTGACCCACGCTATTTCAAGCAGGATGCTGGTGTGGGTGAATGGGTCGATATTTTGGTACGTATGGAAGGCCCTGTCAGTACCACGTTAGGTATTGTTTATGCGTTTGATTGGGAAATGGAGACGGGACAACGTATTTTGCCACCGCCACCAGACACCAATATTATGCCATTTGAACAAGCTAACGGTCATACCACGCAAATGATTGCTTCTGGTCCAGGTTTCCCTGACGAGTTGATTCAACAATCATTAATGACGGCGATTTTCTCCGCTCGTAAACAGCTCATAATGACTACGCCTTATTTCGTTCCTAGTGATGATTTATTACACGCTATTTGCACCGCAGCAATGCGTGGAGTCGATGTCAGTATTGTGATGCCAAGGCAAAATGACTCGTTTCTTGTTCGTTGGGCAAGCCGTTCATTTTATTCTGAGTTGTTAGAAGCCGGCGTCAAAATTTATCAATTTGAAGATGGACTCTTGCACACGAAAAGTGTTCTAGTTGATGGAGAGCTTAGCCTCGTAGGCTCGGTCAACTTGGATATGCGGAGTTTATGGCTGAATTTTGAAATCACCGTTGTGATCGATGATAAAAACTTTGGTAGCGACCTAACGATGGTACAGTATGATTATATCGCCCGTTCTACACGACTCGAAATCGAGGAATGGGAACAACGACCATTCTGGAAT
- a CDS encoding septation protein A, with protein sequence MKQLIDFIPLVIFFIVYKSYDIFYASGALLVATPLALLATYLIYKHVEKVAKITCILVMVFASLTLIFHSDAFIKWKVTIIYALFALALLISQWFTKKPLIQRMLGSNQEIKLQDSHWVKLNSAWAIFFIVCAALNIYIAFWLSLDTWMNFKVFGLTAGTLIFTVLSVIYIYKNMSKEPIEQEK encoded by the coding sequence ATGAAACAACTTATTGATTTTATCCCTTTGGTGATATTTTTTATTGTCTATAAAAGTTATGATATTTTTTATGCCAGCGGTGCGTTACTGGTAGCAACCCCTTTAGCATTACTCGCAACATACCTGATTTATAAACACGTCGAAAAAGTCGCAAAAATCACTTGTATACTGGTGATGGTGTTTGCTTCCCTCACCTTGATTTTCCACAGTGACGCCTTTATCAAATGGAAAGTAACCATTATTTATGCATTATTTGCTTTGGCATTACTGATCAGCCAATGGTTCACTAAAAAACCATTAATTCAGCGTATGTTAGGTAGTAATCAAGAAATTAAGTTACAAGATAGTCATTGGGTTAAATTAAATAGCGCATGGGCTATTTTCTTTATTGTCTGTGCGGCATTAAATATCTATATCGCGTTTTGGTTATCGCTGGATACTTGGATGAATTTTAAAGTGTTTGGTTTAACCGCGGGAACGTTAATTTTTACTGTCCTCAGTGTTATTTATATTTACAAAAACATGTCGAAAGAACCCATCGAACAAGAAAAGTAA
- a CDS encoding YqaE/Pmp3 family membrane protein, protein MRLILAILLPWLQFFTIGRPFAGIICLILQITLIGWLPAAIWSVYALSQYNTDKKIDQALGRGR, encoded by the coding sequence ATGAGATTGATATTGGCAATTTTATTACCTTGGTTACAGTTTTTTACTATCGGTCGCCCATTCGCCGGCATTATTTGCCTCATTCTACAAATTACGTTAATTGGTTGGCTTCCTGCCGCAATTTGGTCAGTGTATGCCTTATCCCAATACAATACAGATAAGAAAATAGATCAGGCTCTCGGAAGAGGTCGTTAA
- a CDS encoding YciY family protein — MRRSRHEVGRWRMLRQSLRRRRRWLEGHSRRNMHIYSIRKFDIYKRRRSLLFTQWSE, encoded by the coding sequence ATGAGACGTAGTAGGCATGAAGTGGGTCGCTGGCGGATGTTAAGACAATCCTTAAGACGCCGTCGACGCTGGCTTGAAGGGCATTCAAGGCGCAATATGCATATCTACTCAATCAGAAAATTTGATATCTATAAACGCCGCCGTTCCTTACTATTTACCCAGTGGAGTGAGTAA
- the yciA gene encoding acyl-CoA thioester hydrolase YciA, with product MQLPNGELVLRTLAMPADTNANGDIFGGWLMSQMDIGGAILAKEIALGRVVTVAVNGIKFQKPVAVGDVVCCYARCLKTGKSSITINIEVWVKKVATEPVGHRYRATDAVFTYVAVNDDNSPRQLPQEKQYFQLESTE from the coding sequence ATGCAATTACCAAACGGGGAATTAGTCTTACGTACTTTAGCCATGCCAGCAGATACAAATGCAAATGGTGATATTTTTGGTGGCTGGTTAATGTCTCAAATGGATATTGGCGGTGCAATTTTAGCAAAAGAAATTGCACTTGGGCGCGTTGTCACTGTTGCCGTAAATGGCATTAAATTTCAAAAACCTGTCGCCGTTGGTGATGTGGTTTGCTGCTATGCGCGTTGTTTAAAAACAGGTAAAAGCTCCATTACCATTAATATTGAAGTATGGGTAAAAAAAGTGGCGACAGAGCCAGTGGGTCATCGTTATCGAGCAACAGATGCCGTCTTCACCTATGTGGCTGTTAATGATGATAATTCGCCTCGTCAACTACCTCAGGAAAAACAATATTTTCAGTTAGAGAGCACTGAGTAA
- a CDS encoding SulP family inorganic anion transporter: MIKARLFVWMPGLETLFHYRFADLGPDVKAGLSVAAVALPVAIAYAELMGINAIIGLYACIFPMIFYALFGTSKQLIIGPDAATCAVIAAAVSPLAMGDEATRWQLIIVMSLMTGMWCLIAARFRLGTFADFLSRPILQGLLNGVAITIIVSQIGKVFGIVDLPSGFIERLVAFPTALLATHIPTLLMSVMTFIIIITIKKIRSMWPSLLIAMIFATFVSYVFDIEKYGISVVGDLGEGLPFIPMPQFNPGLMRDLITPSLNLAVISFVSFMMTARSFASKNGYSIDADQELRALGMANIASAFSQGFAVSAASSRTAVNDMMGGKTQLVSIVAAVAIAMVLLFSVDLLEYIPMPALGVVLIVSTWSLLSIRNIGSMRKRNKQAFTLSIFTLGAVLVAGLINGVGLAVLLGLLQFIRVIFRPTDQLLGVDDQGMLHSISKDNGVQPVEGVLIYRFNSPLTYFNVNYFKERLNKHLDNQPKRPAWVIVDAAVSFTHNDVSVFSALNDIVTALKAKGVTLVLAGRRTSINSWLEKNKINRSDDDLLVVPDIYFAIRLIQSKQQKQLKELESPDPE; the protein is encoded by the coding sequence ATGATAAAGGCGCGACTGTTTGTCTGGATGCCCGGCTTAGAAACGTTATTTCATTATCGTTTTGCTGACTTAGGACCTGATGTTAAAGCGGGTTTATCGGTTGCAGCAGTCGCTTTGCCTGTCGCAATTGCTTATGCTGAACTGATGGGAATCAATGCCATTATCGGTTTATATGCATGCATTTTCCCAATGATTTTTTATGCATTATTTGGCACATCAAAACAATTGATTATCGGCCCTGACGCTGCAACTTGTGCGGTGATTGCCGCTGCGGTTAGCCCTTTGGCGATGGGGGATGAAGCAACGCGATGGCAATTGATTATTGTTATGAGTCTCATGACGGGAATGTGGTGTTTGATTGCGGCTCGGTTTAGGTTAGGCACGTTTGCTGATTTTTTATCGCGACCAATTTTACAAGGGCTGTTAAATGGTGTTGCTATTACTATTATTGTCAGCCAAATCGGTAAAGTTTTTGGTATCGTCGATTTGCCGAGTGGTTTTATTGAGCGCTTAGTCGCTTTTCCAACCGCATTATTGGCTACCCATATTCCCACTTTGTTGATGTCAGTTATGACATTCATCATTATCATTACAATAAAAAAAATACGTAGCATGTGGCCATCATTATTGATTGCGATGATCTTTGCTACATTCGTCAGTTATGTTTTCGACATTGAAAAATATGGAATTAGTGTGGTGGGGGATTTGGGGGAAGGGCTTCCTTTCATTCCTATGCCGCAATTTAACCCAGGATTGATGCGTGATTTAATTACCCCTTCTTTAAACTTGGCTGTCATAAGCTTTGTGAGTTTTATGATGACAGCGAGAAGTTTCGCCAGTAAAAATGGCTATAGCATCGACGCTGATCAAGAATTACGCGCTTTAGGTATGGCCAATATTGCGTCAGCATTCTCTCAAGGATTTGCGGTTAGTGCGGCCAGTAGTCGTACCGCGGTAAATGATATGATGGGGGGGAAAACTCAGCTGGTCTCGATTGTTGCTGCTGTCGCGATTGCAATGGTGCTGCTTTTTTCTGTCGATTTATTGGAATATATACCGATGCCTGCATTGGGTGTGGTGTTAATTGTTTCGACGTGGTCATTGCTCAGTATTCGTAATATAGGGTCGATGCGCAAACGCAATAAGCAAGCCTTTACTCTGAGTATCTTTACACTCGGTGCGGTATTAGTTGCTGGGCTGATAAATGGTGTTGGCTTAGCGGTTTTGCTTGGATTATTACAGTTTATTCGCGTTATTTTCCGTCCAACAGACCAACTGTTAGGGGTTGATGACCAAGGGATGCTACATTCAATTTCTAAAGATAATGGCGTTCAACCTGTTGAAGGTGTGTTGATCTATCGGTTTAACTCACCATTGACCTATTTTAACGTTAATTATTTTAAAGAACGTTTAAATAAACATTTGGATAATCAGCCCAAACGTCCAGCATGGGTGATCGTTGATGCCGCTGTTAGCTTCACTCATAACGATGTAAGCGTTTTTTCTGCGTTAAATGATATCGTGACGGCGTTAAAAGCAAAAGGGGTAACACTGGTACTGGCGGGGCGTAGAACATCAATCAACAGCTGGTTGGAGAAGAATAAAATTAATCGTTCAGACGATGACCTGTTGGTTGTACCTGATATCTATTTTGCTATTCGTCTGATCCAAAGTAAGCAACAGAAGCAGCTAAAAGAGCTGGAATCACCCGATCCCGAATAA